The Candidatus Latescibacterota bacterium genome includes a region encoding these proteins:
- a CDS encoding oligopeptide transporter, OPT family, translating into MEHSKGSSRLPANAYKVLGPGEEYTPYVPAGKMVPETSIRAVVTGLIMAFIFTAAAAYLGLKIGQVFEAAIPIAILAVGLGGLFKRRSTILENVIIQSVGSASGVVVAGMIFTLPAIIILGLELKFYQTFIAALLGGFLGILFLIPLRRYFVKEQHGHLPFPEGTAITEVLVTGESGGDQAKVLMKAAIIGGLYDFCIATFGFWSEVISTRVVAPLAVVADKAKLVVKVNAGAAVLGLGYIIGLRYSTIIAAGSFLSWLVFIPAVWFFGRHLDVPIGPATELISEMGPEEIFTNYVRHIGIGGIAVAGIIGILKSSKIIVSSFTVGFKEMFAGKGGGEVKERTDTDMKMSIVIGSLIITLLVVFLFFGFMVVDSWKIAAIALVVVAVITFLFTTVAARAIAIVGMNPVSGMTLMTLILSSLILVKAGLSGPAGMVSALIIGGVVCTALSTAGAFVSDLKVGYWLGSTPRKQETYKFLGIIVAAASVTGVIILLDKVFGFTGPDALAAPQANAMAAVIQTLMSDAQAPWGLYIAGGFMALILEFLKISPLAFALGMYLPIQLNTPILVGGIIAHFVGKSSTNEGIVTKRKERGTLIASGFIAGGALMGVLSALVALPGWDDFLNTGFGETAYGEMLSVVLFAGLCLYVYFDAKKGATE; encoded by the coding sequence ATGGAACACAGTAAGGGTTCGAGCAGGCTTCCGGCAAACGCCTATAAGGTGTTGGGGCCGGGGGAGGAGTATACTCCCTACGTGCCTGCGGGAAAGATGGTCCCAGAGACCTCGATCCGCGCCGTAGTGACTGGCCTTATCATGGCCTTCATCTTCACGGCGGCCGCGGCATATCTCGGGCTGAAGATCGGTCAGGTCTTCGAGGCGGCCATCCCGATCGCAATCCTCGCAGTCGGACTGGGGGGACTGTTTAAAAGACGCAGCACGATCCTGGAGAATGTGATCATCCAGTCGGTCGGTTCCGCTTCCGGAGTGGTCGTCGCGGGGATGATCTTTACCCTTCCCGCAATTATAATCCTCGGCCTCGAGCTTAAGTTCTACCAGACTTTCATCGCTGCTCTACTCGGTGGATTTCTCGGGATACTTTTCCTTATCCCGCTTAGAAGATATTTTGTCAAGGAACAGCATGGTCATCTGCCATTCCCCGAAGGAACGGCTATCACCGAAGTCCTCGTCACTGGTGAGAGTGGAGGGGATCAGGCGAAGGTGCTCATGAAGGCCGCTATTATCGGTGGCCTCTACGATTTCTGCATAGCGACATTCGGGTTCTGGAGCGAAGTGATCTCCACAAGAGTGGTCGCTCCTCTCGCGGTAGTAGCGGACAAAGCAAAACTCGTAGTGAAGGTGAATGCCGGTGCGGCAGTGCTTGGCCTCGGGTATATAATCGGCCTGAGATATTCCACTATCATCGCGGCGGGCAGTTTCCTTTCGTGGCTCGTTTTTATTCCTGCCGTCTGGTTCTTCGGCAGGCATCTCGATGTTCCGATCGGACCGGCGACCGAGCTTATCTCGGAGATGGGGCCGGAGGAGATCTTTACCAACTATGTCCGTCACATCGGAATCGGCGGGATCGCGGTAGCCGGTATTATCGGGATCCTGAAATCGTCGAAGATCATTGTGTCGTCATTCACGGTCGGGTTCAAAGAGATGTTCGCCGGCAAGGGCGGCGGCGAAGTGAAAGAGAGGACCGATACTGACATGAAGATGTCGATTGTGATCGGTTCCCTCATTATAACCCTTCTCGTTGTGTTCCTTTTCTTCGGCTTCATGGTCGTTGATTCATGGAAGATCGCTGCCATTGCTCTTGTGGTCGTGGCCGTGATCACCTTCCTCTTCACGACAGTTGCGGCGAGAGCGATAGCAATCGTGGGGATGAATCCCGTATCGGGGATGACGCTGATGACACTGATCCTTTCCAGCCTGATCCTGGTGAAGGCGGGCCTCTCTGGCCCGGCTGGAATGGTCTCGGCCCTCATCATCGGTGGAGTCGTATGTACGGCTCTCTCGACAGCGGGAGCGTTCGTCAGCGATCTGAAGGTAGGGTACTGGCTCGGTTCGACACCGAGGAAACAGGAGACTTACAAGTTCCTCGGCATCATCGTCGCTGCGGCCAGTGTTACCGGTGTCATAATCCTTCTCGACAAGGTATTCGGATTTACCGGGCCGGACGCACTTGCGGCGCCCCAGGCGAACGCCATGGCAGCCGTCATCCAGACTCTCATGTCTGACGCACAGGCTCCATGGGGTCTTTATATAGCGGGTGGTTTCATGGCGCTCATCCTCGAGTTCCTGAAGATCTCGCCCCTGGCATTCGCGCTCGGAATGTATCTGCCGATCCAGCTCAACACGCCGATACTGGTCGGTGGCATCATCGCTCATTTCGTAGGAAAGAGCAGTACAAACGAGGGAATAGTGACGAAGAGAAAAGAGAGAGGCACTCTGATAGCTTCCGGATTCATAGCTGGAGGCGCCTTGATGGGTGTTCTCAGTGCTCTTGTCGCGTTGCCTGGTTGGGACGATTTTCTTAATACAGGATTCGGAGAGACAGCTTACGGTGAGATGCTCAGTGTAGTCCTTTTCGCCGGGCTCTGTCTCTATGTCTATTTTGACGCGAAGAAAGGTGCTACGGAATAA
- a CDS encoding glycosyltransferase family 4 protein: protein MRVMICYPWLDLGGAPNTAISIAKGIRELGHEVLFFTKPGGIYEERLQAADIEMIPASYSKALPHMYHLNAGAYRKMIRAIEDHSIDLIHCFHFNDYYLALFAAAARNIPVVYSAVWFLDDAPHPAYRGRVTFVAEEFLDKARGSFGGFPREMTVIPNRIDLETFHPDVASEDVAQKYDLPGDGYKIVFMSRVDPTKSKSLHHAVEAVKEIAAAGTRVYLVIAGDGVSFGDLAAKMENVNSELGYKAVILTGAVVETPGLLAWADIVLGIGRCAWEGMATGKPTLVVGENGLAGVVEPEKVDELKYYNFAGRNLEVPVGPGLLSEALNRIINDRELYERLASFSRQYVLDNYDYRKGAEKFEKLYQRALDDPRMTRMERFRLLLSVLRRGYFRQLYLVLRVVMRGYLGRGRPEDKMVH from the coding sequence ATGAGAGTGATGATCTGCTACCCATGGCTTGATCTTGGCGGAGCTCCAAATACTGCTATTTCGATCGCGAAGGGAATAAGAGAACTTGGACATGAAGTATTGTTCTTCACCAAGCCCGGAGGGATATATGAAGAGAGGTTACAGGCTGCCGATATCGAGATGATCCCTGCTTCATACAGCAAGGCTCTTCCACATATGTATCATCTCAATGCTGGGGCCTACCGGAAGATGATCCGGGCGATCGAAGACCACTCTATCGATCTGATCCATTGTTTTCATTTCAATGATTATTACCTGGCCCTGTTCGCGGCGGCAGCCAGAAATATCCCCGTTGTGTATTCCGCTGTATGGTTTCTGGACGACGCGCCGCATCCAGCATACAGAGGTCGAGTGACTTTTGTAGCCGAGGAGTTTCTCGATAAGGCACGCGGCAGTTTCGGAGGTTTTCCCCGCGAGATGACCGTGATCCCGAACAGGATAGACCTTGAGACTTTCCATCCAGATGTGGCTTCGGAGGATGTGGCACAGAAATATGATCTTCCCGGTGATGGATATAAGATCGTCTTCATGAGCAGGGTCGATCCGACGAAATCGAAATCTCTCCACCATGCTGTCGAGGCTGTGAAGGAAATTGCAGCTGCCGGGACAAGAGTCTATCTGGTCATCGCGGGTGATGGTGTGAGTTTTGGGGATCTGGCCGCGAAAATGGAAAACGTTAATTCTGAGCTGGGGTACAAGGCTGTTATTCTGACTGGGGCGGTCGTTGAGACTCCCGGCTTGCTAGCCTGGGCAGATATTGTCCTGGGAATCGGCCGTTGCGCTTGGGAAGGTATGGCCACAGGCAAGCCCACACTCGTTGTCGGGGAGAACGGACTTGCAGGTGTGGTCGAACCTGAAAAAGTGGATGAACTGAAATACTATAATTTTGCGGGCAGAAATCTTGAAGTGCCGGTCGGCCCCGGGCTGCTTTCCGAAGCGCTTAACCGGATAATCAATGACAGGGAGTTATACGAAAGGCTCGCTTCCTTCTCCCGGCAATACGTGTTGGATAACTATGATTACCGAAAAGGTGCCGAGAAATTCGAGAAACTTTATCAAAGGGCTCTCGACGATCCGCGGATGACACGTATGGAGAGATTCCGACTTCTATTGTCTGTTCTCAGGAGGGGGTACTTCAGGCAACTGTACCTGGTCCTGAGAGTGGTCATGCGTGGCTACCTCGGAAGAGGCCGTCCTGAAGACAAGATGGTCCATTGA